The Marivivens sp. LCG002 genome includes a window with the following:
- a CDS encoding glycosyltransferase, translating into MRFAAVIVTHDRLALLTRTLPLCLAEPFDRVVIVDNASSDGTAEFLATQSDPRLDILTLPENTGGAGGFAAGMKHAAALDVDWVVLLDDDAFPNQGTLAAFETHLPETAASGMVAARVDTESGTRHPLNRPTRVPFLSVKAFVKWIMGTPRFPNASGPVDTLSFVGAFIRPETIRRHGLPDPRLFIGGDDTAYALRLGRAGLVHHTLEEVRFTHLGGHSDPSPTRAFYSARNRVLVTLDLMPWLLPLVMIRHYLRTKSRVSVQNRTEILRATRGGMSAGIRAFRAYRSGDPLP; encoded by the coding sequence ATGCGGTTCGCGGCTGTCATTGTCACCCATGATCGTCTGGCGCTTTTGACGCGGACCCTGCCGCTCTGTCTTGCCGAACCCTTTGACCGTGTGGTCATCGTCGACAATGCGTCGAGCGACGGCACCGCGGAATTCCTCGCAACGCAATCGGACCCAAGGCTCGATATCCTGACCCTGCCCGAGAATACGGGCGGCGCGGGCGGTTTTGCAGCGGGGATGAAGCATGCGGCCGCGCTTGATGTGGATTGGGTCGTGCTTCTCGATGACGACGCCTTTCCCAATCAGGGGACGCTTGCCGCCTTCGAAACCCACCTGCCCGAGACTGCGGCTTCGGGGATGGTCGCCGCGCGGGTCGATACCGAAAGCGGCACGCGTCATCCCCTCAATCGCCCGACGCGTGTTCCGTTCCTTTCGGTCAAAGCCTTCGTGAAATGGATCATGGGCACACCGCGTTTTCCGAACGCTTCGGGTCCGGTCGATACGCTTTCCTTCGTCGGGGCCTTCATTCGGCCCGAAACCATTCGGCGGCACGGCCTTCCCGACCCGCGCCTTTTCATCGGCGGCGACGACACCGCCTATGCCCTCCGTCTGGGGCGGGCGGGGCTGGTGCATCACACCCTTGAAGAGGTGCGCTTTACCCATCTCGGCGGCCACTCGGACCCAAGCCCGACCCGCGCCTTTTATTCCGCGCGCAACCGCGTTCTTGTCACGCTCGACCTGATGCCTTGGCTGCTGCCTTTGGTGATGATCAGACACTATCTTCGCACTAAATCACGTGTGAGCGTCCAAAACCGCACCGAAATTCTCCGCGCCACGCGGGGCGGGATGTCCGCGGGAATCAGGGCGTTTCGCGCCTATCGGTCGGGCGACCCGCTCCCCTAG
- a CDS encoding DUF2793 domain-containing protein, which translates to MSDSTARLGLPLLQPAQAQKHITHNEALARLDHITQLVIEEAGGTTPPTAPLEGATYFVGTGGIGDWSGQDGTLAAFFSGGWEFITPQDGWRLWDKARAALFVVQSGTLIPALGTASIFGVNTNADAYNRLSVSAPASLFTHDGAGHQLKVNKSGSAETASLLFQSNWTGHAEMGLSGDTDFAIKVSADGGKWFTALRFDASTGAATLPATSAPANPLEGTLYFDGATKKLRCFDGTLWHDLF; encoded by the coding sequence ATGTCTGATTCAACCGCTCGCTTGGGCCTTCCGCTCTTGCAACCCGCGCAGGCCCAGAAACACATCACCCACAACGAAGCACTTGCGCGGCTCGATCACATCACCCAGCTCGTCATCGAAGAAGCAGGCGGCACCACCCCGCCGACCGCCCCTCTCGAAGGCGCGACCTATTTCGTCGGCACGGGGGGCATCGGTGACTGGAGCGGACAAGACGGCACGCTCGCCGCCTTTTTCTCGGGTGGATGGGAGTTCATCACCCCCCAAGACGGCTGGCGCCTCTGGGACAAGGCACGCGCCGCGCTTTTCGTCGTTCAATCGGGCACCCTCATTCCCGCTCTCGGCACCGCATCGATCTTTGGGGTGAACACCAACGCAGATGCCTATAACCGCCTCTCGGTTTCGGCACCCGCATCGCTCTTCACACACGACGGCGCGGGCCATCAGCTCAAAGTCAACAAATCGGGGTCCGCCGAAACCGCCTCGCTCCTCTTTCAGAGCAATTGGACGGGACACGCGGAAATGGGCCTTTCGGGTGACACAGACTTCGCCATCAAAGTGAGCGCGGACGGCGGCAAATGGTTCACGGCGCTCCGCTTCGACGCAAGCACGGGCGCGGCGACACTTCCTGCAACAAGCGCCCCCGCAAACCCACTAGAAGGAACGCTCTACTTTGACGGAGCCACCAAGAAACTGCGGTGTTTCGACGGCACGCTGTGGCACGATCTATTCTGA
- a CDS encoding ABC transporter ATP-binding protein encodes MIALDRVSKSYLVKGFHKQVLDEVSFTLPEGKNIALMGRNGAGKSTLLRLIAGTEMPSRGDILRHERVSWPMGFSGGFNGTMTGVENIRFVARLYGQPSEDALERVEEFAELGASLDLPIATYSSGMKARLAFGLSLAIDFDTYLIDEITAVGDQRFKVKSRAALGKTVETSRVVMVSHSPSVVKDFCEVGVLLFEGQLYYYDQIDSLLADYRRFC; translated from the coding sequence ATGATCGCGCTTGATCGGGTGTCCAAATCCTATCTGGTGAAAGGCTTTCACAAGCAGGTGCTCGACGAGGTGAGCTTTACGCTTCCCGAGGGGAAGAACATCGCTTTGATGGGGCGCAACGGTGCGGGGAAATCCACCTTGCTGCGGTTGATTGCCGGCACCGAAATGCCGAGCCGAGGGGATATCCTCCGACATGAGCGGGTGAGCTGGCCGATGGGATTTTCGGGCGGGTTCAACGGAACCATGACGGGCGTCGAGAACATCCGCTTTGTCGCGCGGCTTTATGGGCAGCCGAGTGAGGATGCTCTTGAGCGGGTCGAGGAGTTTGCAGAACTTGGCGCTTCGCTCGATCTTCCGATTGCGACCTATTCCAGCGGGATGAAGGCGCGGCTTGCCTTCGGGCTTTCGCTTGCGATCGATTTCGATACCTATCTCATCGACGAGATTACGGCCGTGGGGGACCAGAGGTTCAAGGTGAAAAGCCGCGCGGCGCTCGGCAAAACCGTCGAGACGTCGCGCGTAGTCATGGTCTCGCATTCGCCTTCGGTGGTGAAGGATTTTTGCGAGGTCGGTGTGCTGCTCTTTGAGGGGCAGCTTTATTACTATGACCAGATCGACAGTCTTTTGGCGGACTATCGGAGGTTTTGCTGA
- a CDS encoding ABC transporter permease, with translation MSGALVAQIRVIAALTLRESRMTFGTSHAGYLWAVIQPLLSISVLVAIFYVIGRQSPYGTSLALFFASGVLTLELFNRLSGTLLRAYVANRQLLYYPAIRETDALFARFLLVVLTYLVIFALFFGGLVVLGLAEMPWAPDTMVAAFAATALLGLGVGSVHAMLMRVTPIWAHVETVIGRPLFFLSGVFYIPSQMPPEVVAVLRWNPVLHVIEWMREGYYPHYDSDVFDPFYPLAIALVLLVLGLGSERMTRRWRAA, from the coding sequence ATGAGCGGCGCACTTGTCGCGCAAATCCGTGTGATTGCGGCTCTGACTCTGCGGGAATCGCGAATGACGTTCGGGACGAGCCATGCGGGATACCTCTGGGCGGTGATCCAGCCGCTGCTGTCGATTTCGGTTCTTGTCGCGATATTCTACGTGATCGGGCGACAGTCGCCTTATGGCACCTCGCTTGCCTTGTTCTTTGCGAGCGGGGTTCTGACACTTGAGCTTTTCAATCGGTTGAGCGGGACCCTTCTCCGCGCATATGTCGCAAATCGGCAGCTGCTTTATTATCCTGCGATCCGTGAAACGGACGCATTGTTTGCGCGCTTTCTCCTTGTGGTGCTGACCTATCTGGTGATTTTTGCGCTGTTCTTTGGCGGGCTCGTGGTGCTCGGGTTGGCCGAGATGCCATGGGCCCCCGATACGATGGTGGCCGCTTTTGCCGCGACAGCTCTTTTGGGGCTTGGTGTCGGGAGTGTGCATGCGATGCTCATGCGGGTGACGCCGATCTGGGCGCATGTCGAGACCGTGATCGGACGGCCCTTGTTTTTCCTCTCGGGCGTCTTTTACATCCCGTCGCAAATGCCGCCCGAGGTCGTGGCCGTGCTGCGCTGGAACCCTGTGTTGCATGTGATCGAATGGATGCGCGAGGGGTATTATCCGCATTACGACAGTGATGTCTTTGATCCGTTCTATCCGCTTGCGATTGCGCTTGTTTTGCTGGTCTTGGGCCTTGGGTCCGAGCGAATGACGCGGCGGTGGAGGGCGGCATGA
- a CDS encoding capsule biosynthesis protein, translating to MEQDNAIERPSGLVTSPRAVRAKRRGWRLAASFAVMVVAPTVLGGWYYGKVASDRYAAGASFVVRGVEAASGVDLFSSFTGMTSAGSTTSDSYIIRRYLESPDLLRALDDMLSLREHFADETLDPVSRLAQNSTLEEFVDYWSRRIQTSYDSTTGIVSYEVQAFDPDTAIVVADAVLDAATQLVNELSEKARRDSVQFATREVERAEERLYAAQMALRRFREEQGAFDPVINAQLDAELIATLEAQLAELQAQVVVLAEAVGPDAPRLTQLKRQVEALADQIAQRRAAIGGDGGGGATANMLAEFEDLQIEQTFAQQRYASALTSLEAARMEADRQQRYLAIFARPFRPEEAVYPERLRNSLLIFGGAFVIWLISTLIALAVRDHVR from the coding sequence ATGGAGCAGGACAACGCCATAGAGAGACCTTCGGGCCTTGTGACCTCGCCGCGTGCGGTGCGGGCCAAGCGGCGTGGATGGCGTCTGGCCGCGAGTTTCGCGGTGATGGTCGTCGCGCCGACCGTTCTTGGCGGCTGGTATTACGGCAAGGTCGCCTCGGACCGCTATGCAGCGGGGGCGAGTTTTGTGGTGCGGGGGGTCGAAGCGGCCTCGGGCGTCGATCTCTTCAGCAGTTTCACCGGCATGACCTCGGCAGGATCGACCACCTCGGACAGCTATATCATCCGCCGCTATCTCGAGAGTCCCGATCTTCTTCGGGCTTTGGATGATATGCTCTCGCTGAGAGAGCATTTCGCGGACGAGACGCTCGATCCAGTCTCTAGATTGGCCCAAAACAGCACTTTGGAAGAATTCGTCGATTATTGGTCGCGGCGGATCCAGACCAGTTACGACAGCACGACCGGGATCGTGAGTTATGAGGTGCAAGCCTTCGATCCCGACACGGCGATCGTGGTCGCCGATGCGGTTCTTGATGCGGCGACCCAGCTTGTGAACGAGCTTTCCGAAAAGGCACGCCGCGACTCGGTGCAGTTCGCCACCCGAGAGGTCGAGCGTGCGGAAGAGCGGCTTTATGCGGCGCAGATGGCGCTTCGGCGGTTTCGAGAGGAGCAGGGGGCTTTTGATCCCGTCATCAACGCGCAGCTTGACGCCGAGTTGATCGCGACGCTTGAAGCGCAGCTTGCCGAGTTGCAGGCACAGGTCGTCGTTCTTGCCGAAGCGGTCGGGCCCGATGCGCCGCGGCTGACCCAATTGAAACGGCAGGTCGAAGCGCTTGCCGACCAGATCGCACAGCGCCGCGCCGCAATCGGCGGTGATGGGGGCGGTGGGGCAACCGCGAATATGTTGGCCGAGTTCGAGGATCTCCAGATCGAGCAGACCTTTGCCCAGCAACGGTATGCTTCGGCGCTTACCTCGCTTGAGGCTGCGCGAATGGAGGCGGATCGCCAGCAACGCTATCTGGCGATTTTTGCGCGGCCGTTTCGTCCCGAAGAGGCGGTTTATCCCGAGCGGCTCCGCAACTCGCTTTTGATTTTCGGCGGGGCCTTTGTGATCTGGTTGATTTCGACGCTGATCGCTCTGGCGGTGCGGGACCATGTGAGATGA
- a CDS encoding DnaA N-terminal domain-containing protein, with product MQVAKPVGRSASVKKYDILSALAAFGLSQDKHVQRQVLRLMALITTRYNWQKDELTIGQNEIAKLWACDTRTVKREMSKFRASGWLVEKRGAARGRVAVHGLCLEKIMGDTKPVWENIGPDFVARAETPIEAETPSNVVKFAPSRVQAPSDDGSLWSGICKSFYDDDPASFAAWLSRLDPVGREDDRFVISAPTRFHANYVESHFGDRLLREMRRLDPTVRTLRIVH from the coding sequence GTGCAGGTTGCCAAACCCGTCGGGCGTTCAGCGTCCGTCAAGAAATATGACATACTCTCTGCATTGGCTGCCTTTGGTCTGTCTCAGGATAAGCACGTCCAGCGTCAAGTGCTTCGGCTTATGGCTTTGATCACCACGCGCTATAACTGGCAAAAGGACGAGCTTACCATCGGACAGAACGAGATTGCCAAGCTCTGGGCCTGTGACACGCGAACGGTCAAACGCGAGATGTCCAAGTTCCGCGCAAGCGGCTGGCTTGTCGAGAAACGCGGTGCGGCGCGGGGGCGGGTTGCGGTGCATGGCCTCTGTCTCGAAAAGATCATGGGGGATACCAAGCCCGTCTGGGAAAACATCGGCCCCGACTTTGTCGCCCGTGCCGAAACCCCGATTGAGGCAGAGACACCGAGCAATGTCGTCAAATTCGCGCCCTCTCGTGTTCAGGCGCCGAGTGACGACGGCTCGCTCTGGTCCGGAATTTGCAAGAGCTTTTACGACGATGATCCCGCAAGTTTTGCGGCGTGGCTCTCGCGGCTTGATCCTGTCGGGCGCGAGGACGACAGGTTTGTAATTTCCGCCCCGACGCGGTTCCATGCAAATTATGTCGAGAGCCATTTCGGGGATCGGCTGTTGCGCGAGATGAGACGACTTGACCCGACGGTGCGAACACTTCGGATCGTTCACTAG
- a CDS encoding AAA family ATPase, whose translation MFTHEDLANLQAQSLKMQTWIRRQTFSPQMEKTLRRFSSWEVSELIFKINQSTFRGRLAAEPDLPGGEVEEDGRQRWFSLEEINELRRKMKINRKSLMPERPQGKRAFRVAIANFKGGAGKSTVALHLAHAAALDGYRVLVVDFDPQATLSHSMGLNDVAEDHTVWGIMARDLIRETDRMNAAVQGAESGTALPQRRIPASIRDLGLGDLRVADFIKPTAWPTIDIIPSCANAAFVEFASAQYRHLNPEWTFFGAVSRYLDAIPSDAYDLIMFDCPPAIGYQSMNAVFAADMLYIPSGPGYWEYDSTTSFIGQLAEALGDLAHSYPQTFPAGKIKLPKVFQDVRFLMTRYEPGNELHRAMFEAFRKVFGDHVAEHPIEMTRAVEQSGRFLSSVYEIDYRDMTRETWRRARATFDRAYEEFKGSVLTAWKNLEDEE comes from the coding sequence ATGTTTACCCACGAGGATTTGGCAAACCTTCAGGCGCAGTCGCTCAAGATGCAGACCTGGATCCGCCGTCAGACGTTCAGCCCCCAGATGGAAAAGACGCTCCGTCGCTTCTCGAGCTGGGAAGTCTCCGAGCTTATCTTCAAGATCAACCAGTCCACCTTCCGCGGCCGTCTTGCCGCCGAACCCGATCTTCCGGGGGGCGAGGTTGAAGAGGATGGCCGCCAGCGCTGGTTCAGCCTTGAAGAGATCAACGAGCTGCGCCGCAAGATGAAGATCAACCGCAAGTCCCTTATGCCCGAGCGGCCTCAGGGCAAGCGCGCCTTCCGCGTGGCCATCGCCAACTTCAAGGGCGGCGCGGGCAAGTCCACCGTTGCGCTTCACCTTGCCCATGCCGCCGCGCTTGATGGCTACCGCGTTCTTGTCGTCGACTTTGACCCTCAAGCAACCCTGTCCCACTCCATGGGACTTAATGACGTGGCCGAAGATCACACCGTTTGGGGCATCATGGCCCGCGATCTCATCCGCGAGACCGACCGTATGAACGCCGCTGTTCAGGGCGCCGAGTCGGGCACCGCCCTGCCCCAGCGCCGCATTCCCGCGTCGATCCGCGATCTTGGCCTTGGCGATCTTCGGGTGGCTGACTTCATCAAGCCGACCGCTTGGCCGACCATCGACATCATCCCGTCTTGCGCCAACGCCGCCTTCGTGGAATTCGCTTCGGCCCAGTATCGGCACCTCAATCCCGAATGGACCTTCTTCGGGGCGGTATCCCGCTATCTCGATGCGATCCCGAGCGACGCCTATGACCTCATCATGTTCGATTGCCCGCCCGCGATCGGCTATCAGTCGATGAACGCGGTCTTCGCCGCCGACATGCTCTATATCCCCTCTGGTCCCGGCTATTGGGAATACGACTCCACCACATCCTTTATCGGTCAGCTTGCCGAAGCGCTCGGTGATCTTGCGCACAGCTATCCCCAAACCTTCCCCGCGGGGAAGATCAAGCTGCCCAAGGTCTTTCAGGACGTGCGCTTCCTCATGACCCGTTACGAGCCCGGAAACGAGCTGCACCGTGCGATGTTCGAAGCATTTAGAAAGGTTTTTGGTGATCATGTAGCAGAGCACCCGATCGAAATGACCCGCGCGGTCGAACAGTCGGGCCGCTTCCTAAGCTCGGTCTACGAGATCGACTATCGGGACATGACCCGCGAAACGTGGCGCCGCGCACGGGCCACCTTTGATCGGGCCTACGAGGAATTCAAAGGGTCCGTGCTCACCGCATGGAAGAACTTGGAGGATGAGGAATGA
- a CDS encoding ParB N-terminal domain-containing protein → MSKKRRVFDIDLPEDDFAETFPAGKIDAPNEEGKRRGPMATAISETAGSLRERQEIEATIRAENDALAHEHVRLKKLGLIVDMIPLDKIDTHKLVRDRRKGPDFEIIELKSSIKDIGLSNPIRVEPRADGRFELIQGYRRLTAFKELLEETGDEEKFGSIPAGIIAQGESVETLYRKMVDENLVRKDISFAEMAKLAVDYAKDPTTAETDPDKAVAALFSSAGYQKRTYIRGFIPLVEALDGILKFPQEIPRRLGLALSKRLTEVEGLRTAIRNDLEGWENYSVRDELEVLRKYAEEEEDDFGLPVAKKADKVPSAAPTKAKTTFQIERPHGVAKCTAGNGRLEIRLGRDFSTIDRRKLEEAVRTLLNQIE, encoded by the coding sequence ATGAGCAAGAAACGTCGCGTCTTCGACATCGACCTCCCCGAGGATGATTTTGCCGAAACCTTCCCCGCGGGGAAGATCGACGCCCCGAACGAAGAGGGCAAGCGTCGCGGTCCCATGGCCACCGCGATCAGCGAAACCGCAGGGAGCCTGCGCGAGCGTCAGGAAATCGAGGCGACAATCCGCGCCGAGAACGACGCCCTCGCCCATGAACATGTGCGGCTGAAAAAACTCGGGCTGATCGTCGATATGATCCCGCTCGACAAGATCGATACGCACAAGCTTGTGCGCGACCGTCGCAAGGGGCCCGACTTTGAAATCATCGAGCTTAAATCCTCGATCAAGGACATCGGCCTTTCGAACCCGATCCGCGTCGAACCGCGCGCCGATGGCCGCTTCGAGCTGATCCAGGGCTATCGCCGTTTGACCGCCTTCAAAGAGCTTTTGGAGGAAACGGGCGACGAAGAGAAATTCGGCTCTATTCCAGCCGGAATCATTGCACAGGGCGAAAGCGTTGAGACTCTATATAGGAAGATGGTGGACGAGAACCTTGTCCGCAAGGACATCTCCTTTGCCGAGATGGCAAAGCTTGCTGTCGACTATGCAAAAGACCCTACTACCGCTGAAACAGACCCTGATAAGGCGGTCGCCGCGCTCTTCTCTTCTGCTGGGTATCAGAAGCGGACCTATATCCGTGGGTTCATTCCGCTGGTCGAGGCGCTCGACGGGATTTTGAAGTTCCCGCAAGAGATCCCGCGCCGTCTCGGGCTTGCCCTCTCCAAGCGCTTGACCGAGGTCGAAGGGCTCCGCACCGCGATACGCAACGATCTTGAAGGCTGGGAAAATTACTCGGTCCGTGACGAGCTTGAAGTACTGCGCAAATACGCCGAAGAGGAAGAGGATGACTTTGGCCTTCCCGTCGCGAAAAAGGCCGACAAAGTCCCGAGCGCTGCGCCGACCAAGGCCAAGACCACATTTCAGATCGAGCGCCCGCACGGGGTTGCGAAATGCACCGCCGGAAACGGGCGGCTTGAGATCCGTCTTGGACGCGACTTTTCAACCATCGATCGGCGCAAGCTTGAAGAGGCTGTGCGCACGCTTTTGAACCAGATCGAATAG
- a CDS encoding heavy-metal-associated domain-containing protein, with protein MTRFHIANMTCGHCKASVEKAVTALDDDAELDFDMETREVEIDSTASKSAILSALDAAGYPAAEI; from the coding sequence ATGACCCGATTCCACATTGCCAACATGACCTGCGGCCACTGCAAAGCCAGCGTTGAAAAAGCCGTCACCGCTCTGGATGACGACGCAGAGCTGGACTTCGATATGGAGACCCGCGAGGTCGAGATCGACAGCACCGCATCCAAATCCGCGATCCTTTCCGCGCTTGACGCGGCGGGCTATCCTGCGGCAGAGATCTAG
- a CDS encoding heavy metal translocating P-type ATPase yields the protein MTKQIKLSVQGMTCASCVGRVDKALAAIDGAEGVAVNLATETASLRVPEEVSASEVAAVLDAAGYPARTVSVVLSVEGMSCASCVGRVDKALEAVEGVTAASVNLAAETASVTYLEGAVTVEALRAATAAVGYPAKVVDAGTSAEDTGARKEAEAGLLRRNLIIALVLVLPVFLLEMGGHVFSDIHHLIDIVIGTQLSWEFQFWMTTLALVWPGRQFYLKGFPALLRGAPDMNSLVAVGTTAAYGYSVVATFAPQVLPEEARAVYFEAAGVIVVLILLGRMMEARAKGRTGAAIRKLIGLRPKTARLSRDGVEIEVALEDIGVGDLVVVRPGERIAVDGEVVSGESYVDESMITGEPVPVSKSAGAHVVGGTVNGDGLLTFRAVNVGADTVLSQIIRMVEEAQGAKLPIQALVDRVTLWFVPAVMGLAVLTVLGWLVVDGSLTHALVAGVSVLIVACPCAMGLATPTSIMVGTGRAAELGVLFRKGDALQSLTRLKTVGFDKTGTLTEGHPKLTDFEVKEGLDRAAVLAVVAAVEWGSDHPISRAIVAAHEGAVPEVEKFKSLAGYGLEAMVEGQQVYVGADRLMVKKGIALGPFEARGRELARLGRTPLYAAIDGEVVAVVAVADPVKPEAEATIKSLHKQGIEVAMITGDNQSTARAIARQLGIDHVVGEVLPKGKVKAIEKLQGPVAFVGDGINDAPALATADVGIAVGSGTDVAMESADVVLMSGDTQGVVTALHLSRVVMRNIKQNLVWAFGYNVLLIPVAASGMLSPMLAAGAMALSSVFVLSNALRLRFVQAPK from the coding sequence ATGACCAAGCAGATCAAACTTTCGGTGCAGGGAATGACCTGTGCCTCTTGCGTCGGACGGGTCGACAAGGCGCTTGCCGCAATCGACGGAGCGGAAGGGGTCGCAGTCAATCTTGCCACCGAAACGGCGAGCCTTCGGGTCCCCGAAGAGGTTAGTGCCTCGGAGGTCGCGGCGGTGCTTGATGCGGCGGGGTATCCCGCGCGGACGGTTTCGGTGGTGCTCTCGGTCGAGGGGATGTCCTGCGCCTCTTGCGTCGGGCGGGTGGACAAGGCTCTTGAAGCGGTCGAGGGCGTGACCGCGGCTTCGGTGAACCTTGCTGCTGAAACCGCCTCTGTCACCTATCTCGAAGGGGCGGTGACGGTCGAGGCGTTGCGCGCAGCAACAGCGGCTGTCGGCTATCCCGCGAAGGTCGTCGATGCAGGGACGAGCGCTGAGGATACGGGCGCACGCAAAGAGGCAGAGGCGGGTCTACTCAGGCGCAATCTGATCATTGCGCTGGTTCTTGTGCTTCCTGTTTTCCTCCTTGAAATGGGGGGGCATGTGTTTTCCGATATTCACCACCTGATCGATATCGTAATCGGAACGCAGTTGTCTTGGGAGTTCCAATTCTGGATGACGACCCTTGCTCTTGTTTGGCCGGGGCGTCAGTTTTACCTCAAGGGGTTTCCTGCTTTGTTGCGCGGCGCACCCGATATGAACAGCCTTGTCGCGGTGGGGACCACGGCCGCCTATGGCTATTCGGTGGTGGCTACCTTTGCGCCGCAGGTGCTCCCCGAGGAGGCGAGGGCGGTGTATTTCGAGGCGGCGGGCGTCATTGTGGTTCTGATCCTTCTCGGGCGGATGATGGAGGCACGGGCCAAAGGGCGGACCGGCGCCGCCATTCGCAAGCTTATCGGGCTTCGTCCGAAAACAGCGCGATTGAGCCGTGATGGTGTCGAAATTGAAGTCGCGCTCGAGGACATCGGGGTCGGTGATCTTGTCGTCGTGCGCCCCGGTGAGCGGATCGCCGTCGATGGCGAGGTGGTTTCGGGCGAGAGCTATGTCGACGAGAGCATGATTACGGGCGAGCCTGTGCCCGTGTCCAAGAGCGCAGGCGCTCATGTGGTGGGCGGCACGGTGAATGGTGACGGGCTTTTGACGTTCCGTGCGGTGAATGTCGGGGCGGATACGGTGCTCTCGCAGATCATCCGCATGGTCGAGGAGGCGCAGGGTGCCAAGCTTCCGATTCAGGCGTTGGTGGACCGTGTGACGCTTTGGTTTGTGCCTGCGGTCATGGGGCTTGCCGTGCTTACCGTTCTCGGCTGGTTGGTGGTGGACGGGTCGTTGACCCATGCGCTTGTTGCGGGGGTTTCGGTGCTTATCGTGGCTTGTCCTTGTGCGATGGGCCTTGCGACGCCAACATCGATCATGGTCGGGACGGGCAGGGCGGCCGAGCTTGGGGTCCTTTTCCGCAAGGGGGACGCACTTCAGTCTCTAACAAGGCTCAAAACAGTTGGTTTCGACAAAACAGGCACGCTCACCGAGGGGCATCCGAAGCTCACCGATTTCGAGGTGAAAGAGGGCCTTGATCGTGCGGCGGTGCTTGCCGTCGTCGCGGCGGTGGAGTGGGGGTCGGATCATCCGATCTCGCGCGCGATTGTGGCCGCGCATGAGGGCGCAGTTCCCGAGGTCGAGAAGTTCAAATCGCTGGCGGGCTATGGGCTCGAGGCGATGGTCGAGGGGCAGCAGGTCTATGTCGGAGCGGATCGTTTGATGGTGAAGAAAGGGATCGCGCTCGGTCCCTTCGAGGCGCGGGGGCGGGAGCTTGCGCGATTGGGGCGCACTCCGCTCTATGCCGCAATTGACGGAGAGGTGGTTGCTGTGGTCGCGGTGGCGGACCCCGTGAAGCCTGAGGCCGAGGCAACGATCAAGTCTCTACACAAGCAGGGGATCGAAGTTGCGATGATCACCGGCGACAATCAATCGACGGCGCGGGCGATTGCGCGGCAGCTCGGGATCGATCACGTGGTGGGCGAGGTGCTTCCCAAGGGGAAGGTCAAAGCGATCGAAAAGCTTCAGGGGCCTGTGGCCTTTGTCGGGGACGGGATCAATGACGCGCCCGCGCTGGCCACTGCGGATGTGGGGATTGCGGTCGGGAGCGGCACCGATGTGGCGATGGAAAGCGCGGATGTTGTCCTGATGAGCGGGGACACGCAGGGTGTTGTGACGGCGCTCCATCTGTCGCGGGTGGTGATGCGGAACATCAAGCAGAACCTTGTGTGGGCGTTCGGCTATAACGTGCTTCTGATCCCCGTGGCGGCGAGCGGGATGCTGTCGCCCATGTTGGCGGCGGGTGCGATGGCGCTTTCGAGTGTGTTCGTGCTCTCCAATGCGCTGCGACTTCGGTTTGTTCAGGCCCCAAAATAG
- the cueR gene encoding Cu(I)-responsive transcriptional regulator: MNIGEVSARSGLPTKTIRYYEDIGLVEPLRSENGYRRFRESDLHKLAFLGRARHMGFSIEDCRTLLHLWEDRTRASADVKKLAKERLAQIDRKLEELKEMRNTLAHLVSCCAGDDRPDCPILSDLSGI, encoded by the coding sequence GTGAACATCGGTGAAGTGTCGGCCCGCTCGGGGCTTCCGACGAAGACGATCCGCTATTACGAGGATATCGGGCTGGTCGAACCGCTTCGGTCCGAGAACGGCTATCGGCGGTTCCGCGAGAGCGACTTGCACAAGCTCGCTTTTCTGGGGCGGGCGCGGCACATGGGATTTTCGATCGAGGATTGCCGCACGCTGCTGCATCTTTGGGAGGATCGGACACGGGCGAGTGCGGACGTGAAAAAGCTCGCCAAGGAGCGGCTCGCGCAGATTGATCGCAAGCTCGAAGAGCTCAAAGAGATGCGCAACACGCTTGCGCATCTTGTCAGTTGCTGTGCCGGAGATGATCGGCCCGATTGTCCGATCCTGAGCGACCTCAGCGGGATTTAG